In Scyliorhinus canicula chromosome 18, sScyCan1.1, whole genome shotgun sequence, a single window of DNA contains:
- the c18h17orf67 gene encoding uncharacterized protein C17orf67 homolog codes for TNIFRPSLPLILCLCLTSLTLLTESSPILSETEAKQLLRAKRSDRAAKAGFPDEPMREYLIYLQTLERRSEEQFYEHWLNPHCNRNWVHPV; via the exons accaatatttttagacccagtctgcCACTGATCCTCTGCCTGTGCTTAACCAGCCTGACCCTCCTAACAG AGTCATCCCCGATTTTAAGCGAGACGGAGGCTAAACAGCTTCTGCGGGCCAAGCGGAGTGATCGGGCAGCGAAAGCAGGATTTCCCGATGAGCCGATGAGG GAATACCTGATCTACCTCCAGACCCTGGAGAGACGGTCGGAGGAGCAGTTTTATGAACACTGGCTGAATCCTCACTGTAACAGGAACTGGGTGCATCCAGTCTAG